A DNA window from Camelina sativa cultivar DH55 chromosome 17, Cs, whole genome shotgun sequence contains the following coding sequences:
- the LOC104756116 gene encoding ABC transporter G family member 11 (The sequence of the model RefSeq protein was modified relative to this genomic sequence to represent the inferred CDS: added 30 bases not found in genome assembly): MEIEASRQQTTVPVSSGGGNFPVGGLSPLSEAIWREKAPTEFVGDVSARLTWQDLTVMVTMGDGGTQNVLEGLTGYAEPGSLTALMGPSGSGKSTMLDALASRLAANAFLSGTVLLNGRKTKLSFGTAAYVTQDDNLIGTLTVRETIWYSARVRLPDKMLRSEKRALVERTIIEMGLQDCADTVIGNWHLRGISGGEKRRVSIALEILMRPRLLFLDEPTSGLDSASAFFVTQTLRALSRDGRTVIASIHQPSSEVFELFDRLYLLSGGKTVYFGQASDAYEFFAQAGFPCPALRNPSDHFLRCINSDFDKVRATLKGSMKLRFEASDDPLEKITTTEAIRLLIDYYHTSDHYYTAKAKVEEISQFKGTILDSGGSQASFLLQTYTLTKRSFINMSRDFGYYWLRLLIYILVTVCIGTIYLNVGTSYSAILARGSCASFVFGFVTFMSIGGFPSFVEDMKVFQRERLNGHYGVAAFVIANTLSATPFLIMITFISGTICYFMVGLHPGFTHYLFFVLCLYGSVTVVESLMMAIASIVPNFLMGIIIGAGIQGIFMLVSGFFRLPNDIPKPFWRYPMSYISFHFWALQGQYQNDLRGLMFDSQGSAFKISGEYVLENVFQIDVNRSKWINLSVILSMIIIYRIIFFIMIKTNEDVTPWIRGYIARRRMKQKNGTQNTTVAPDGLTQSPSLRNYIATQTGGARRW; the protein is encoded by the exons ACCGTACCGGTTTCATCCGGCGGAGGGAATTTTCCGGTTGGTGGGTTAAGTCCGTTGAGTGAAGCTATATGGAGAGAGAAAGCTCCAACGGAGTTCGTCGGAGACGTCTCTGCGAGGCTTACGTGGCAAGATCTGACGGTCATGGTTACTATGGGAGATGGTGGGACTCAAAACGTTCTTGAAGGTCTTACCGGTTACGCTGAACCTGGATCTCTCACGGCTCTCATGGGCCCTTCCGGCTCTGGCAAATCAACTATGCTCGACGCTCTCGCTAGCCGCCTCGCCGCTAACGCTTTCCTCTCCGGCACCGTTCTTCTCAACGGCCGCAAAACCAAACTCTCCTTTGGAACAGCT GCATATGTGACGCAAGACGATAACTTGATTGGTACGTTAACTGTGAGAGAGACTATTTGGTATTCAGCGAGAGTTCGTCTTCCGGACAAGATGTTACGGTCGGAGAAGCGTGCTCTTGTGGAGAGGACAATCATAGAGATGGGTCTTCAGGATTGTGCAGATACTGTTATAGGAAACTGGCATTTGCGTGGAATTAGTggtggagagaagagaagagtcaGTATTGCTCTTGAGATTCTCATGAGACCTCGTTTACTCTTTCTCGACGAGCCAACAAGTGGTCTTGATAG tgCGTCTGCTTTCTTTGTGACTCAGACATTGCGTGCCCTATCACGAGACGGAAGGACGGTAATAGCATCGATCCATCAACCGAGCAGTGAGGTTTTCGAGTTGTTTGATCGGTTGTATCTGCTTTCTGGAGGCAAAACTGTTTACTTTGGTCAAGCTTCAGATGCATATGAG TTCTTTGCACAAGCCGGGTTTCCATGTCCTGCTTTAAGGAACCCTTCTGATCATTTCCTGAGATGCATAAACTCAGACTTTGACAAAGTTAGAGCCACTTTGAAAGGTTCTATGAAGCTAAGG TTCGAAGCAAGCGACGATCCGTTGGAGAAAATTACCACAACTGAAGCTATTAGGCTCTTGATTGACTATTACCACACTTCTGACCACTACTACACAGCAAAGGCTAAAGTTGAGGAGATATCCCAATTT aaaGGGACTATTCTTGACTCTGGTGGCAGTCAGGCTAGTTTCCTTCTGCAGACCTATACTTTAACTAAGCGATCCTTCATCAACATGTCAAGGGACTTTGGATATTACTGGCTCAGACTTCTTATTTACATCTTGGTCACCGTCTGCATTGGAACCATATATCTGAACGTTGGGACAAGCTACAGCGCCATTCTG GCACGGGGCTCATGCGCGTCTTTTGTCTTTGGATTTGTAACCTTCATGTCAATTGGTGGATTTCCTTCTTTTGTTGAAGACATGAAG GTATTCCAAAGAGAGAGACTAAACGGGCACTACGGAGTAGCTGCGTTTGTGATAGCCAACACATTATCTGCAACACCATTTCTGATCATGATAACTTTCATCTCCGGGACAATATGTTACTTCATGGTGGGTCTGCATCCAGGATTCACTCACTACCTCTTCTTTGTTCTCTGCCTTTATGGAAGTGTCACCGTTGTGGAGAGCTTAATGATGGCCATAGCTAGTATTGTTCCCAACTTCCTCATGGGTATCATCATAGGAGCTGGAATCCAG GGCATCTTCATGCTGGTTTCTGGATTCTTCAGGCTTCCAAATGACATCCCCAAACCTTTCTGGCGTTATCCAATGTCATACATCAGCTTTCACTTCTGGGCTCTACAA GGTCAGTACCAGAATGATCTGAGAGGCTTGATGTTTGACAGCCAGGGGAGTGCTTTCAAGATTTCAGGTGAATACGTTCTGGAGAACGTCTTCCAGATCGACGTGAACCGATCAAAATGGATTAACCTCAGTGTGATTCTTAGCATGATTATCATCTACcgcatcatcttcttcattatgATAAAGACCAACGAGGATGTTACTCCTTGGATCAGAGGTTACATAGCACGCAGAAGGATGAAGCAGAAGAATGGAACTCAGAACACCACAGTTGCACCAGATGGTCTTACCCAGTCTCCTTCTCTGAGAAATTATATTGCTACACAAACAGGTGGAGCTCGCAGATGGTAG
- the LOC109130214 gene encoding rhodanese-like domain-containing protein 8, chloroplastic, whose translation MYCTGGIRCDVYSAVLRQRGFKNLYTLKGGVSHYLKEEGTAEWVGNLFVFDSRLSLPPATYGNNAVDEARETPVTPVDTSFARCYICDSQIQELRHRNCANLDCNRLFLCCAECIVHLKGCCCSNCITAPRLRPVLQGVKRYEKWHVYRDSEVQNAPLI comes from the exons ATGTACTGTACTGGAGGTATACGTTGCGATGTATATTCAGCAGTTTTGAG ACAACGGGGTTTCAAGAACCTGTATACACTGAAGGGTGGAGTTTCCCATTATCTTAAAGAAGAAGGCACTGCTGAATGGGTTGGAAATCTGTTTGTGTTTgactctcgtctctctctcccACCAGCTACCTACGGTAACAACGCCGTGGATGAAGCCAGAGAAACTCCAGTAACACCTGTGGATACAAGTTTTGCAAGATGCTACATTTGTGATTCTCAAATTCAGGAATTAAGACATCGGAACTGTGCTAACCTTGACTGCAATCGACTTTTCTT ATGCTGTGCAGAATGTATCGTCCACTTAAAGGGATGTTGCTGTTCAAACTGCATTACTGCTCCCAGACTTAGACCTGTCTTGCAGGGAGTAAAGAGATATGAAAAATGGCATGTATATCGTGATTCAGAAGTGCAAAATGCGCCATTGATTTGA